One genomic segment of Streptococcus salivarius includes these proteins:
- a CDS encoding cation-translocating P-type ATPase: MVDSRQEHIKLGAYPPEQVYQVLQTSTQGLSLQEVKERQATYGPNQLKESKKEPIWLVFFRHFTSLMALLLWVGGFIAMLSHSLELGIAIWLVNIINGLFSFIQEYRASQATAALNKLLPSYARVLRDGKEDKILAQDLVPGDLVFIEEGDRISADGRLVAVTDLQVNQSALTGESNPIYKSDQADLTPDKTELEYDNMVFAGTTVSSGSGHFIVSAIGMKTEFGQIADLTQNLAQEKSPLQKELDHLTKQISVIAVSVGLFFMVAATLLVHQPLSQAFIFALGMIVAFIPEGLLPTVTLSLAMAVQRMAKDHALVKKLSSVETLGATSVICSDKTGTLTQNAMTVNHLWTLSDSYEVTGLGYASEGQIEQEGQPVSLKENELLNRLVRFSHLASNAQVVAPSVDNPNFTILGDPTEACLNVLAEKAGINLNDNHIWAPRIKEIPFDSDRKRMTTVHKLEAGLDGSHHISITKGAPKEVMELCSDYYDNQGMITSLTATERQAILAANDQFARDGLRVLAVAYRPLDSEHVGEDKWDMQTLEDNMVFLGLVAMSDPPRQGVREAIEKCHRASIRIIMVTGDYGLTALSIAKKIGIVQGDDARVVSGLELADMDDNQLKEALKGEIVFARVAPEQKYRVVNALQELGEVVAVTGDGVNDAPALKKADIGVAMGVSGTDVAKESADMILTDDHFASIVHAVEEGRAVYRNIQKFLTYIFNSNTPEAVPSAFFLFSLGRIPLPLTVMQILAIDLGTDMMPALGLGVEPPEEGVMDRPPRRLSDRLLNRQLLIKAFVWYGLIEAALAMGAFFLNYWVNQGNLNHLASSGPLYREATTMTLGAIIFTQIGMAMNSRKGRGSIFQVKPFANRIISLGIVLEIVLFIILSYVPFFHTLFNTAPIGLDDWLYLLACPFVIMALEEIRYRLFDKK; encoded by the coding sequence ATGGTTGATTCTAGACAAGAACATATAAAATTAGGGGCCTATCCTCCCGAACAAGTTTACCAAGTCTTGCAGACAAGCACTCAAGGTTTGAGCTTACAAGAGGTTAAGGAGAGGCAGGCGACGTATGGCCCTAACCAATTGAAGGAAAGTAAAAAGGAGCCTATTTGGTTGGTCTTTTTCAGGCATTTTACTAGTCTTATGGCGCTCTTATTGTGGGTTGGTGGCTTTATCGCTATGCTTTCTCATAGTTTAGAGTTGGGGATTGCAATCTGGTTGGTCAACATTATTAATGGTCTCTTTAGCTTTATTCAAGAATATAGGGCAAGTCAGGCTACGGCAGCTCTTAACAAGCTTCTTCCATCCTATGCGCGAGTTCTTCGTGATGGTAAGGAGGATAAGATTCTAGCTCAGGACTTGGTACCAGGTGACTTGGTTTTCATTGAAGAAGGGGACCGTATTTCTGCAGATGGACGCTTGGTCGCTGTGACAGATTTGCAGGTTAACCAGTCTGCCCTCACTGGTGAGTCTAATCCTATATATAAGTCAGATCAAGCGGATTTGACTCCTGACAAGACTGAGTTAGAGTATGACAATATGGTGTTTGCAGGAACTACTGTCTCTTCTGGTTCTGGACATTTTATAGTATCTGCTATCGGGATGAAAACTGAGTTTGGACAGATTGCGGATTTGACACAGAATCTTGCTCAGGAAAAGAGTCCCCTTCAGAAGGAATTGGACCATTTGACTAAACAGATTTCAGTTATTGCGGTGTCTGTAGGTCTCTTCTTTATGGTCGCAGCGACTCTATTAGTCCATCAGCCTTTGTCTCAAGCCTTTATTTTTGCATTGGGGATGATTGTGGCCTTTATTCCTGAGGGGCTTCTTCCCACAGTTACTCTATCTTTAGCCATGGCCGTTCAGCGCATGGCTAAGGACCATGCTTTGGTTAAGAAGCTGTCTTCGGTTGAGACGTTGGGAGCAACTTCTGTTATTTGTTCAGATAAAACAGGAACTTTGACGCAAAATGCCATGACGGTTAACCATCTGTGGACCTTGTCAGACAGTTATGAGGTGACTGGGCTGGGTTATGCATCAGAAGGACAGATTGAGCAGGAAGGGCAACCTGTTTCTCTTAAAGAAAATGAGCTTCTTAATCGTTTGGTCCGATTCTCTCATTTGGCTAGTAATGCTCAAGTTGTGGCCCCTAGTGTTGATAATCCCAATTTTACAATTTTAGGTGATCCAACTGAGGCTTGTCTTAATGTTCTCGCTGAAAAAGCCGGAATTAATTTAAATGACAATCATATTTGGGCCCCTCGTATCAAGGAGATTCCCTTTGATTCTGATCGTAAACGGATGACGACAGTGCATAAGCTTGAAGCAGGATTGGATGGCAGTCATCATATCTCTATCACCAAAGGTGCTCCTAAAGAAGTGATGGAGCTTTGCTCGGACTACTATGATAATCAAGGGATGATTACATCATTGACGGCTACGGAGCGTCAGGCTATCCTTGCAGCTAACGACCAGTTTGCCCGAGATGGTTTACGTGTTTTGGCTGTGGCTTATAGACCTTTAGACAGTGAGCATGTTGGAGAAGACAAGTGGGACATGCAGACCTTGGAGGACAATATGGTCTTTCTAGGCTTGGTTGCCATGAGTGATCCGCCACGTCAGGGTGTGCGTGAAGCCATTGAAAAATGCCATAGAGCTAGTATTCGTATTATCATGGTGACAGGTGATTATGGTTTGACAGCTCTTAGCATTGCCAAGAAAATCGGAATTGTACAAGGGGACGATGCACGTGTTGTTTCAGGCCTTGAACTAGCTGATATGGATGACAATCAGCTTAAAGAAGCTCTTAAAGGCGAAATCGTTTTTGCTCGTGTAGCACCTGAACAAAAATACCGTGTGGTCAATGCCCTTCAAGAACTTGGCGAAGTTGTCGCTGTTACTGGTGATGGTGTTAATGATGCCCCTGCCCTTAAAAAAGCTGATATCGGTGTAGCTATGGGGGTATCAGGAACTGATGTTGCCAAGGAATCTGCAGATATGATCTTAACAGATGATCATTTTGCTTCTATTGTTCATGCTGTCGAAGAAGGTCGTGCAGTTTATAGAAATATTCAAAAATTCCTGACTTATATTTTTAATTCCAACACGCCAGAAGCCGTACCCTCTGCTTTCTTCTTGTTCTCTTTGGGACGCATACCTCTTCCCTTAACGGTTATGCAAATCCTAGCCATCGACCTGGGAACAGATATGATGCCTGCTTTGGGGCTGGGGGTTGAACCACCTGAAGAGGGCGTTATGGACAGACCACCAAGACGTCTTTCGGATCGCTTGCTCAATCGACAATTATTGATTAAGGCTTTTGTCTGGTATGGACTGATTGAAGCAGCCTTAGCGATGGGGGCTTTCTTCCTTAATTATTGGGTTAATCAAGGTAACTTAAACCATTTGGCCAGTTCAGGTCCTCTCTATCGAGAGGCAACTACCATGACATTAGGAGCTATTATCTTTACCCAAATTGGTATGGCTATGAATAGTCGTAAAGGTAGAGGGTCTATATTCCAAGTTAAACCATTTGCTAATCGGATTATTAGCTTAGGGATTGTTTTAGAAATTGTTCTCTTTATCATCCTGTCTTACGTGCCTTTCTTCCACACGCTATTTAACACTGCACCTATTGGACTTGATGATTGGCTCTATTTACTTGCTTGTCCGTTTGTTATTATGGCTTTGGAAGAAATCAGATATCGCTTATTTGATAAAAAGTAA
- a CDS encoding cystathionine gamma-synthase, translating to MTQEYQLETILAHAGINSDEATGALASPIHFSTTYQHPKFGHSTGFDYTRTKNPTRATVEKTLAAIEKADYAIATSSGMSAIVLAFEIFPVGSKVVAARDLYGGSFRWFNDKEKEGRFFFEYTNTEDEMIAAITDDTDIVYIETPTNPLMIEFDIEKVTKIAHDKGAVVIVDNTFYSPIYQTPITQGADIVVHSATKYLSGHNDVLAGVVVTSNQEFYDKLYYNLNTTGPTLSPFDSYMLMRGLKTLKLRMEASTANAQEVVAFLEKSPAVKEVLYPGKGGMISFKVANQDKIPTIINSLKVFTFAESLGGVESLITYPTTQTHADIPSDVRASYGLTDDLLRLSIGIEAAQDLIADLENALSL from the coding sequence ATGACACAAGAATATCAATTAGAAACCATTTTGGCACACGCAGGAATCAATTCGGATGAAGCAACAGGAGCCTTGGCTTCACCAATTCATTTTTCAACAACTTACCAACATCCAAAATTTGGCCATTCTACTGGTTTTGACTATACACGAACTAAAAATCCAACACGCGCAACAGTGGAAAAAACACTTGCAGCTATTGAAAAAGCAGATTATGCTATTGCGACAAGTTCAGGGATGAGCGCCATTGTTTTGGCCTTTGAAATTTTCCCAGTAGGTAGCAAGGTTGTAGCTGCGCGTGACCTTTACGGAGGTTCTTTCCGTTGGTTTAATGACAAGGAAAAAGAAGGGCGTTTCTTTTTTGAATACACAAATACAGAAGATGAGATGATCGCGGCTATTACAGATGATACCGATATTGTCTACATCGAAACACCGACAAACCCACTCATGATTGAGTTTGATATTGAAAAAGTGACCAAAATTGCTCATGACAAAGGTGCAGTAGTTATTGTTGATAATACTTTCTATAGCCCAATCTATCAAACACCGATTACTCAAGGGGCTGATATCGTTGTACATTCAGCTACTAAATACCTATCAGGTCATAATGATGTTTTGGCTGGTGTTGTTGTGACCAGCAATCAAGAATTCTACGATAAACTTTATTATAACCTCAATACGACTGGTCCTACCTTGTCACCATTTGATAGCTATATGCTTATGCGTGGTCTTAAGACTTTAAAACTTCGTATGGAGGCATCAACAGCCAATGCTCAAGAAGTTGTAGCTTTCTTAGAAAAGTCACCAGCTGTTAAGGAAGTCCTCTATCCAGGTAAGGGTGGTATGATTTCCTTCAAAGTGGCTAATCAAGACAAGATTCCTACCATTATCAATTCCCTAAAGGTCTTTACCTTTGCGGAGAGTCTAGGTGGTGTCGAAAGCTTGATTACCTACCCAACGACACAAACTCACGCAGATATTCCAAGTGATGTGCGTGCTTCCTATGGTTTGACAGACGACTTGCTTCGTCTTTCAATTGGTATTGAAGCAGCACAAGATTTGATTGCTGACTTGGAAAATGCCCTTAGTCTTTAA
- a CDS encoding MalY/PatB family protein, with protein MTRYDFTTQPNRLDQNTMKWHEAESNPELLELWVADMDFLPVPEIRDAVINYAETHIFGYPYPSEELYQSIINWEKNQHGYAVDKESIVLIEGVVPAISTAIQAFTKEGDAVLINTPVYPPFARSVRLNNRRLIENSLVKVNGHFEIDFEQLERDIVENDVKLYVFCSPHNPGGRVWTKEELTKVADLCQKHGVLLISDEIHQDLALYGNKHISMNTISDAYKDFTLVLSSATKTFNIAGTKNSFTIIENEDLRKAFKQKQLANNQHEIPTIGLITTQAALTYGKPWLEELKTVFETNIDLLTKELSEKTNIKVMKPEGTYLVWLDFSAYNQDHNELGRLLKEEAKVVLNDGITFGSEGEKHFRFNVATPTTVVAEGVKRLVSVFGK; from the coding sequence ATGACACGTTATGATTTTACAACACAACCAAATCGCTTGGATCAAAATACCATGAAATGGCACGAAGCCGAAAGCAATCCAGAACTACTTGAGCTTTGGGTTGCCGATATGGACTTCCTACCTGTTCCTGAGATTAGGGATGCAGTTATCAACTATGCTGAGACACATATTTTTGGTTATCCTTATCCAAGTGAAGAGCTTTATCAGTCCATCATTAATTGGGAAAAAAATCAACACGGTTACGCCGTTGATAAAGAGAGTATTGTTCTCATTGAAGGTGTTGTTCCAGCCATTTCAACGGCTATTCAAGCCTTTACCAAAGAAGGTGATGCTGTTCTCATCAATACACCAGTTTATCCACCTTTTGCTCGTTCTGTCCGCTTGAATAATCGTCGGTTGATTGAAAATAGTCTTGTTAAGGTTAATGGCCATTTCGAAATTGATTTTGAACAATTGGAACGTGATATCGTCGAGAATGATGTTAAACTTTATGTTTTCTGTAGCCCACATAACCCAGGTGGGCGTGTCTGGACCAAAGAAGAATTGACTAAGGTGGCAGATTTGTGCCAGAAGCATGGTGTCCTCTTGATATCTGATGAAATCCACCAAGACTTAGCCCTATATGGGAATAAGCACATCTCTATGAATACAATTTCAGATGCTTACAAGGACTTTACCTTGGTGCTTAGTTCGGCTACTAAAACCTTTAATATTGCTGGTACCAAAAACAGTTTTACTATCATTGAAAATGAAGACTTACGTAAAGCCTTTAAACAAAAGCAATTGGCAAATAATCAACATGAAATTCCAACCATTGGTTTGATTACCACCCAAGCAGCTCTCACCTACGGGAAACCTTGGTTAGAGGAATTGAAAACTGTCTTTGAAACTAATATTGACCTTTTGACCAAGGAACTTAGTGAAAAGACTAATATCAAGGTCATGAAACCTGAGGGAACTTACTTGGTTTGGCTTGATTTTTCAGCTTATAATCAAGACCATAATGAACTTGGACGTTTGCTTAAAGAAGAAGCCAAGGTAGTGCTAAATGACGGTATTACTTTTGGTTCCGAAGGGGAAAAACATTTCCGCTTTAACGTAGCTACGCCAACTACAGTTGTTGCAGAAGGAGTTAAACGTCTCGTTTCTGTCTTTGGAAAATAA
- a CDS encoding IS1182-like element ISSth2 family transposase: MFHKENPEYNRRQVGFYTLDELVPKDHFLRKVEETIDFSFIYDLVEDSYSSDNGRPSLDPVLLVKIPLIQCFYGIRSMRQTIKDIEVNTAYRWFLGLSLNDKVPHFTTYGKNYSRRFQNKEVLAHIFSHVLHHVLEAGLIDPSEIFIDGTHIKAAANNHKYKTVVIDQKAKFMSEQLEIEINLDRRKHAKKLLKPAKKSEAKPKKQSTTDPDSGWFHKGEHKEVFAYNAQVACDKHGWALAYTVEAGNIHDSQAFSALFVKLEPFSPEFIIADSGYKTPSIAKFLLEKGITPVFPYTRPRGKKDFLRPKDFVYDEHFDCYLCPENKVLTYRTTTREGYREYKSNPKICKTCPLLAICTESRQNQKVVVRHIWKDALEVCEDIRHQSGMKERYQHRKETIERLFGTAKEYHNLRYTREKGKSKMEDKVGLTLACLNIKKLVKMMTGKTYNFTQISQYYWIIGELGKNIKKTNIKNDVCLHSESDAVRITFIIFQRQKRDV, from the coding sequence ATGTTTCACAAAGAAAATCCCGAATACAATCGACGTCAAGTAGGATTCTATACGCTTGATGAACTTGTGCCTAAAGACCATTTTCTAAGAAAAGTCGAGGAAACGATTGATTTCTCTTTTATTTATGATCTTGTCGAAGATAGTTATTCCTCGGATAATGGTCGCCCTAGTCTAGACCCCGTTTTATTAGTTAAAATTCCGTTGATTCAATGTTTTTATGGCATTCGTTCTATGCGCCAAACCATTAAAGATATTGAGGTGAATACGGCTTACCGTTGGTTTCTTGGCTTATCTCTGAACGATAAGGTGCCTCATTTTACAACTTACGGTAAGAACTATAGCCGACGCTTTCAAAACAAGGAAGTGTTAGCACACATTTTTAGTCATGTGCTTCATCATGTTTTGGAAGCGGGGCTCATTGATCCCTCAGAAATCTTCATTGATGGGACCCATATCAAGGCAGCTGCTAATAATCATAAGTACAAAACTGTTGTTATTGATCAAAAAGCTAAATTCATGAGTGAACAACTGGAGATTGAGATTAATTTAGATAGGAGAAAACACGCAAAAAAGCTCTTAAAGCCCGCCAAAAAAAGCGAGGCTAAACCTAAGAAACAATCAACGACAGACCCAGACAGTGGTTGGTTTCATAAGGGGGAACATAAGGAAGTCTTCGCTTACAATGCTCAAGTAGCTTGTGATAAACACGGTTGGGCCTTAGCTTATACGGTTGAAGCAGGAAACATCCATGATAGTCAGGCTTTCTCTGCTCTTTTTGTCAAACTAGAACCATTCTCTCCTGAATTCATTATTGCGGATTCAGGCTATAAAACACCTAGTATTGCCAAGTTTCTTCTAGAAAAAGGGATTACACCAGTTTTCCCTTACACTAGACCAAGAGGTAAGAAAGATTTTTTACGTCCAAAAGACTTTGTCTATGACGAGCATTTTGATTGTTATCTTTGTCCAGAGAACAAGGTGTTAACTTATCGTACAACCACACGTGAAGGTTATCGAGAGTATAAAAGTAATCCTAAAATTTGTAAGACCTGTCCCTTGTTAGCTATTTGTACAGAAAGTCGCCAGAACCAAAAAGTTGTTGTGCGTCATATTTGGAAAGATGCCCTAGAAGTCTGTGAAGATATTCGCCATCAAAGTGGTATGAAAGAACGGTATCAACACCGTAAAGAAACGATAGAACGGTTATTCGGAACAGCTAAAGAATATCATAACTTACGTTATACCAGAGAAAAAGGAAAGTCCAAAATGGAAGATAAGGTTGGGCTTACTTTAGCGTGTCTAAATATCAAAAAATTGGTAAAAATGATGACAGGAAAGACCTATAATTTTACCCAAATATCTCAATATTATTGGATTATAGGAGAATTAGGTAAGAATATAAAAAAGACAAACATCAAAAACGATGTTTGTCTTCATTCTGAAAGTGATGCTGTTCGCATCACTTTTATTATTTTCCAAAGACAGAAACGAGACGTTTAA
- a CDS encoding IS30-like element IS1139 family transposase: protein MSTNYSTTNQSYKHLSEAERGEIEAYLSVGLKPAEIARRLGRNRSTITREINRGSITQVKKVNGQKVYYQHYYADAAHNRYRHAREASYYLKLDSVSDDFLRAFTEAMREKPRVHSVDTFVHTYRLQHVDAVVPSTKTLYNYIHQGLLEIKVIDLPRAVRIRKKFTKRPSTKKHLGKSIEERPEEINNRSRFGDWEIDSVLGGKTIGEPSILTLVERQTRYAVTKKLVEKKAEYVNQAVLECMKLYPIKSITADNGNEFSSLSKIEGLDVYFAHAYSSYERGTNENFNGLLREFIPKGCSLKELNQNLLEDYTKAINERPRRIHGYQSAKKLFELTQTA from the coding sequence ATGTCCACTAATTATTCTACCACAAATCAATCATACAAGCACTTATCTGAAGCTGAGCGAGGGGAAATTGAAGCTTATTTAAGCGTAGGACTCAAACCTGCTGAGATTGCTCGTAGACTAGGGAGAAATCGCTCTACTATTACTCGTGAAATTAATCGTGGTTCCATAACACAAGTGAAAAAAGTAAATGGGCAAAAGGTCTATTACCAACACTATTATGCAGATGCTGCTCATAACCGTTATCGTCATGCTAGAGAAGCCAGCTATTATTTGAAACTGGATTCCGTATCGGATGACTTTCTGAGAGCATTTACAGAAGCAATGAGAGAGAAACCAAGGGTGCATAGCGTGGATACCTTTGTTCATACCTATAGACTCCAACATGTAGATGCAGTTGTTCCTTCAACCAAGACGCTCTATAACTATATCCATCAAGGATTGTTAGAGATTAAGGTCATTGATTTGCCAAGAGCAGTGCGGATCCGTAAGAAATTTACCAAGCGCCCCTCTACCAAGAAACATCTAGGAAAGTCAATTGAAGAAAGGCCAGAAGAAATCAATAATCGTTCCCGTTTTGGAGATTGGGAAATCGATTCTGTTCTGGGTGGAAAGACAATAGGAGAACCTTCTATTCTAACCTTGGTAGAACGACAAACACGCTATGCTGTCACAAAGAAACTCGTGGAAAAGAAAGCAGAGTATGTCAATCAAGCAGTCTTAGAGTGTATGAAACTTTATCCCATTAAGTCCATAACTGCAGATAATGGAAACGAATTTTCATCATTGAGTAAGATAGAGGGATTAGATGTTTATTTTGCACATGCCTATTCATCTTATGAACGAGGTACAAATGAGAATTTCAATGGACTACTAAGAGAGTTCATTCCGAAGGGGTGTTCGTTAAAAGAACTAAATCAGAATCTTTTAGAGGACTATACAAAGGCTATCAATGAAAGACCTAGACGAATTCATGGCTATCAGTCCGCAAAAAAGCTGTTTGAGCTAACTCAAACAGCTTGA
- a CDS encoding glycoside hydrolase family 68 protein, with protein sequence MDITVNSQSNTVAPKQAECKKMRYSIRKVATVGATSALVGTLAFLGATQVKADQVTETAPAVATATATPETSTASLTVASETATSVATSEAVESSVAHSEVATKPVTETQPSNTTPSVVEEKASSTVVTSSSDATTPSATVAAVSAPAHTSEAAVEAPTSTASSEAADTHTEVDLKVSENSAANANLSKLNGRIKSIVEENMTSDQIVALTEEEIKALNKVDFSDDAIKGTGTSLTYRNLKDIVASFLKQDSKLAVPYFKADTIINMPAFNTVDAQTMKKEEIDVWDSWPVQDAKSGVVSNWNGYQLVISMAGAPNKNSNHIYLLYRKYGDNDFTHWKNAGPIFGYNALEDDQQWSGSATVNSDGSIQLYYTKNDTSGGKLNWQQLASATLNLAVENDEVVIKSVENDHILFGGDNYHYQSYPKFMSTFDDDHNHDGNPDRTDNYCLRDPHIIEDNGSRYLIFESNTGDENYQGEKQIYKWSNYGGDDAFNLKSFLNIVNNKHLYNLASWANGSIGILKLDDNEKNPSVAELYTPLVTSHMVTDEVERPSVVKMGGKYYLFTASRINKSTDAEGTVAAREAVGDDVVMLGFVSDSLRGKYRPLNGSGVVLTASVPADWRTSTYSYYAVPVEGSSDTLLVTSYMTNRGGIAGAENKSTWAPSFLIKMNADDTTEVLPKMTNQGDWIWDKSSESLVHVGDQNSAKLPNEDFNVDYYAVSGYGLKPHTYPTVDGSTGVSEAHGVLTVTVKDGKDKKADKPETPVSPTEGNHSVDDKTNKPGTSKPADNNQPSADKEDKPTNPTNPDSPARTPFPYYGDHSNDNNSSNDHHVAVPVKPSTGDSVGDRRPVAQAAEIATPVPKTIVATGPTVPTNTVKEESVTETEAPKPVKSEEKVQSHGVDKANEVTKSDESSKGNNTKVAAKLATTPKTPSDSEGSNSNILSILATIFAAIASLALLGYGLVTGKIHLPKK encoded by the coding sequence ATGGATATTACAGTTAATTCACAGTCAAATACAGTAGCACCAAAGCAAGCAGAGTGCAAAAAGATGCGTTATAGCATCCGTAAGGTAGCCACAGTAGGGGCAACATCAGCACTCGTTGGTACCTTGGCGTTTTTGGGTGCCACTCAGGTAAAAGCTGATCAAGTTACAGAAACAGCACCAGCGGTAGCTACTGCGACAGCAACACCAGAAACAAGCACAGCATCTCTAACGGTAGCCAGTGAAACAGCAACAAGTGTGGCAACTTCAGAAGCAGTTGAATCTTCAGTTGCACATTCAGAGGTTGCAACTAAACCAGTTACAGAGACACAACCAAGCAACACAACTCCATCAGTAGTTGAAGAAAAGGCGTCTAGCACAGTAGTGACATCTTCATCAGATGCAACAACACCTTCAGCGACTGTTGCTGCAGTTTCTGCTCCGGCTCATACATCAGAGGCTGCAGTAGAAGCACCAACTTCAACAGCAAGCTCAGAAGCAGCTGATACACACACTGAAGTAGACCTTAAAGTTTCTGAAAACAGCGCGGCTAATGCCAACCTTAGTAAACTTAATGGTCGTATCAAGTCTATTGTTGAAGAGAATATGACCTCAGATCAAATCGTTGCCTTGACTGAGGAAGAAATTAAAGCACTTAATAAAGTTGACTTTAGTGATGATGCTATCAAGGGTACAGGTACTAGCTTGACTTACCGTAACTTGAAAGATATCGTTGCTAGCTTCTTGAAGCAAGACAGCAAATTGGCAGTTCCTTACTTTAAAGCAGATACAATCATCAATATGCCTGCCTTCAACACTGTTGATGCCCAAACGATGAAAAAAGAAGAAATCGACGTTTGGGATTCTTGGCCAGTCCAAGATGCTAAGTCAGGTGTAGTTAGCAACTGGAATGGTTACCAGTTGGTTATCTCAATGGCCGGTGCACCAAATAAAAATTCAAACCACATTTACTTGCTCTATAGAAAATATGGGGATAATGACTTTACTCATTGGAAAAATGCGGGTCCAATCTTTGGTTACAATGCCCTTGAAGATGACCAACAATGGTCAGGTTCAGCGACTGTTAACTCTGATGGTAGTATCCAACTTTATTACACTAAGAATGATACTAGTGGTGGTAAATTAAACTGGCAACAATTGGCTAGTGCTACACTTAACTTGGCTGTTGAAAACGACGAAGTTGTTATCAAGTCAGTTGAAAATGACCACATTCTCTTTGGTGGAGATAATTATCACTATCAAAGCTATCCTAAATTTATGAGTACTTTTGATGATGACCATAACCATGATGGTAATCCAGACCGTACGGATAACTACTGTCTTCGTGACCCACACATCATTGAAGATAACGGTAGCCGTTACCTTATTTTTGAATCAAATACAGGTGACGAAAACTACCAAGGCGAAAAACAAATTTACAAATGGTCAAACTATGGAGGAGATGACGCCTTTAACCTTAAGTCATTCCTCAATATTGTTAATAATAAACACCTTTACAACCTTGCATCATGGGCAAATGGTTCTATCGGTATCTTGAAACTTGATGATAATGAGAAAAATCCATCTGTAGCTGAACTTTACACACCGCTTGTCACTAGCCACATGGTTACTGATGAAGTAGAACGTCCAAGTGTTGTTAAGATGGGTGGCAAGTATTACCTCTTCACTGCTTCACGTATCAACAAATCTACGGATGCTGAAGGTACTGTAGCAGCGCGTGAAGCTGTCGGTGATGACGTTGTCATGCTTGGATTCGTATCAGACAGCCTCCGAGGAAAATATCGTCCACTTAATGGCTCAGGTGTGGTCTTGACAGCCTCTGTACCAGCTGACTGGCGTACATCTACCTATTCTTACTATGCGGTTCCTGTTGAAGGCTCATCAGATACTCTTTTGGTAACTTCTTACATGACTAACCGTGGTGGAATTGCCGGTGCTGAGAATAAATCAACATGGGCTCCAAGCTTCCTTATCAAGATGAATGCAGATGATACTACAGAAGTTCTTCCTAAGATGACGAATCAAGGTGACTGGATTTGGGATAAATCTAGTGAAAGCTTGGTACACGTAGGCGATCAAAACAGTGCTAAATTGCCAAACGAGGACTTTAATGTAGATTATTATGCGGTATCGGGTTATGGTCTTAAACCACATACTTATCCTACAGTTGATGGTTCAACAGGCGTTTCTGAAGCTCACGGTGTCTTGACTGTAACTGTTAAAGATGGTAAAGACAAGAAGGCAGATAAGCCAGAAACACCAGTAAGTCCAACAGAAGGTAACCATTCTGTTGATGATAAGACTAATAAACCAGGCACTTCTAAACCAGCGGACAATAATCAACCATCAGCTGATAAAGAAGATAAACCAACAAATCCTACGAATCCGGATTCTCCAGCTCGTACTCCTTTCCCATATTATGGAGACCACTCTAATGATAACAATTCTTCAAATGATCATCATGTAGCGGTCCCTGTGAAACCTTCGACAGGAGATTCTGTGGGTGATCGTCGTCCAGTAGCTCAAGCCGCAGAGATTGCGACACCAGTACCAAAGACTATTGTAGCAACTGGACCAACTGTTCCAACGAATACTGTTAAAGAAGAGTCTGTGACTGAAACAGAAGCTCCAAAACCAGTTAAGTCTGAAGAAAAAGTTCAGTCTCACGGAGTTGATAAAGCTAATGAAGTAACTAAGTCTGATGAGTCAAGTAAAGGCAACAATACTAAAGTTGCTGCCAAACTTGCTACGACTCCTAAGACACCAAGTGATTCAGAAGGTTCAAACAGCAACATTCTTTCAATCTTGGCGACTATCTTTGCAGCAATTGCTAGTCTAGCTCTTCTTGGCTATGGTTTGGTCACAGGAAAGATTCATTTACCTAAAAAATAA